One Podospora pseudopauciseta strain CBS 411.78 chromosome 4, whole genome shotgun sequence genomic window, TCTAATGATTCTGTTGTTCCCTCCAGCTTCATGAAACCGCCACCgctcccaaatcccaaaccCGTTCAAAAAGATGAAAAAAGACTCCGCTGTGTCCATGCGTTCCAGGCGATGCTATGCGTTTTGGTCATCGACAACCCAGTGCCTCCCAATCGTGTGTACCCTCCCGAAAACGccgagaaaaaaagaccatAAATATGATGTGCGTGTGTAAAGTGTGCAAAGGGGTATGAGTAGTTTGAAGCAAGTGACTAAACGTGCCTTGTGCGTTTCCCACCGCCAAACATATCCTTTCCGTTCCCGAGATCGACACCGTTTAGGTCGAAGTACTCAGCGAGGTTCATCTTTCTCTTGTGGCCCGCGCCCTGTCCCAAATCTCTCCGTGTCCTCCCAGGTCGTAcatctcttcttctggtGTTGCGTGGTGTCGTCCGGTTTGATGTGCTATGGTTTGATGCTTGGTTGGCATCAGAcaggttgaggttggcgagCCGCATGGCCTCATCGTGAGGATAAGCATGTGCTGACTGGAAGTTGAAGGTATCCTGCGTAGGAACAACAAagtcgacctcctccactaTCGGGCTAGGCGGACAGGGAACCGTTGCAAGAACCGGAGGCGCCGAATCCCTCATCT contains:
- a CDS encoding hypothetical protein (COG:S; EggNog:ENOG503P4HS), encoding MSADSHELLDAFRAAALSVTKLYKTSAAAQTKSRADGYQDCLEDLIAFLDKENIGLSAGDVGSKIRKWAMDRSETRDTTPPSIESDDETEKPEPAASSPQAQRTSPPAAQTSVDRDEVQMRDSAPPVLATVPCPPSPIVEEVDFVVPTQDTFNFQSAHAYPHDEAMRLANLNLSDANQASNHSTSNRTTPRNTRRRDVRPGRTRRDLGQGAGHKRKMNLAEYFDLNGVDLGNGKDMFGGGKRTRHV